The region TCCTGGGTGCGGCCGGACTGTTTTCCCTTGGCGGCTTCGCGGTCCATGCGGGTATGCGTCGAGCGCGGCAGCATGCCGTATTCGGCGGTCATCCAGCCCTGCCCTTTACCCTTGAGGAAACCCGGCACCTTTTCTTCGATGCTGGCGGTGCACAGCACGCGGGTGTCGCCGAACTCGACCAGTACGGAGCCTTCGGCATGCTTGGTGTAGTGGCGCGTCAGGCGGACGGTGCGCAGATCGGCGGTGGCGCGTCCGCTGGGACGTTGGAATGCGGTCATGGTTTTTCCTATGGAATCGGTGACGGACGCCTTGGGGCCATGTTGGCCGGGCAGAACCGGAGAAGAGGTTTTGATGGCGCGCGGCAAGCAAACTTTTTACAATGCGCTATCCAAACCCAAATACAATCACGCCTCATCGAGCTCAATGAGCTTATTGAAGTTGGTGAGCTAAATTTTTACCGGCATTGTCTTGATAAATTGCCGGTTTGTAAAGGAAGCCTGGCATTGCCGGCCTTCCCTGCACATCATTCACGTCGCCGGCCACAAGCTGCGGCCCGCCACATCCGGAGAATCGATTGACCATTTACAGCATGACCGGCTACGCCGTCACCAAGCGCGACACCGCCGCCGGCGCCATCACCGTTGAACTCAAGAGCGTCAACTCGCGCTTCCTCGACCTGCAATTCCGCGTCAACGACGACCTGCGCGCGGTCGAGCCCGCCATGCGCGAGGCCATCATCAGCAAGCTGGTGCGTGGCAAGGTCGAATGCCGCCTGAGCTTCGGCCGCAAGACCGCCGAAGGGGCCAGCCAGGCGCTCAACCAGGCCCTGCTGGCGACGCTGGCGGAATTGCAAAGCCAGGTGCGCGCGCAATTCATCGATGCGGCGCCGCTGAGCGTGGCCGAGCTGCTGCGCTGGCCGGGCGTCATCGAAGAGGCCGAAATCGGCCAGGACACGCTGCAAGCCGACGTGCTGGCGACGCTGCAGCAAACCCTGACCGCCTTCCTCGACAGCCGCGCACGTGAAGGCGCGGCGCTACAGGCGGTGCTGGAAACCCGCATCGATGCCATGGAAGCCATCGTCGCGCGCATCACGCCGCTGGTGCCGCAACTGGTGGCGCAATTCCAGCAAAAGGCCACCGAACGCATGCAGGAAGCACTGGGTCTGGCGAGCAAAGACGGCGCCGTTGCGTCGCTGCCGCGCGAAGAAGTGCTGGAACGCATCCGCCAGGAAGTCACGCTGTACGGCATCCGCATCGACATCGCCGAAGAGCTGGCGCGCCTGTCGGCGCATCTGGCCGAGACCCGCCACATCCTGAAAAAAGGCGGCCAGGTTGGCAAGCGCCTCGACTTCATGATGCAGGAGCTCAACCGGGAAGCCAACACGGTCGGTTCGAAAGCCGCCATGAAAGAGCTCGCCGACGCGTCGATGGAATTAAAATTGCTGATCGACCAGATGCGCG is a window of Herbaspirillum hiltneri N3 DNA encoding:
- a CDS encoding YicC/YloC family endoribonuclease, producing MTIYSMTGYAVTKRDTAAGAITVELKSVNSRFLDLQFRVNDDLRAVEPAMREAIISKLVRGKVECRLSFGRKTAEGASQALNQALLATLAELQSQVRAQFIDAAPLSVAELLRWPGVIEEAEIGQDTLQADVLATLQQTLTAFLDSRAREGAALQAVLETRIDAMEAIVARITPLVPQLVAQFQQKATERMQEALGLASKDGAVASLPREEVLERIRQEVTLYGIRIDIAEELARLSAHLAETRHILKKGGQVGKRLDFMMQELNREANTVGSKAAMKELADASMELKLLIDQMREQVQNLE